One Bacillus sp. 1780r2a1 DNA segment encodes these proteins:
- a CDS encoding GNAT family N-acetyltransferase: protein MNHIKTYNMKEVKTPVGTLVIEGPVSSTTLAQLDFHQELTAFRPAEQQKQALVEIADLPEGRIIVARINHTVVGYVTFLYPDPLERWSEGKMDNLIELGAIEVAAPFRSYSIGKSLLKVSMMDDAMEDYIIITTEYYWHWDLKGTGLNVWEYRKIMEKMMNTGGLTWYATDDPEISSHPANCLMARIGKRVNLDSVQSFDHLRFQNRFMY, encoded by the coding sequence TTGAATCACATCAAAACATACAATATGAAAGAAGTTAAAACTCCTGTTGGGACGTTAGTCATTGAAGGTCCCGTTTCCTCTACAACATTAGCACAGCTAGATTTCCACCAAGAATTAACGGCCTTTAGACCCGCTGAACAGCAAAAGCAAGCTCTAGTTGAAATTGCCGACTTACCTGAAGGTAGAATTATTGTTGCACGTATTAACCATACCGTTGTTGGCTATGTCACCTTCTTATACCCAGACCCTCTAGAAAGATGGTCTGAAGGGAAAATGGATAATTTAATTGAGCTAGGTGCCATTGAGGTGGCAGCTCCATTTAGAAGCTACTCTATTGGAAAAAGTTTATTGAAGGTTTCAATGATGGATGATGCAATGGAAGATTATATTATTATTACAACAGAATATTATTGGCATTGGGATTTAAAAGGAACAGGCTTAAACGTGTGGGAATACCGTAAAATCATGGAAAAAATGATGAACACAGGTGGATTAACCTGGTATGCAACAGATGATCCAGAAATCAGCTCACATCCTGCCAACTGTTTAATGGCTCGAATAGGAAAAAGAGTCAATTTAGATAGCGTTCAATCGTTTGACCACCTACGTTTTCAAAATCGCTTTATGTATTGA
- the tyrS gene encoding tyrosine--tRNA ligase, producing the protein MSILQDLEFRGLINQQTDEKGLSELLNLESVRLYCGFDPTADSLHIGHLLPVLILRRFQQAGHQPIALVGGGTGLIGDPSGKKAERTLNEKETVAMFSDRIKGQLSRFLDFENGDNQAVIANNYDWIGSLDVITFLRDIGKNFGINYMMAKDSVQSRIESGISFTEFSYMILQSYDFLNLYKTYNCKLQIGGSDQWGNITAGLELIRKSEEDAKAFGLTVPLVTKADGTKFGKTEGGAVWLDAEKTSPYEFYQFWINTDDRDVVKYLKYFTFLSHEEITALEVSANEAPEKREAQKALASEMTELVHGKAALEQAIRISQALFNGNISELTAAEIKEGFKDVPSYNHSGEEVGLIDLLVESKISPSKRQAREDVTNGAIYINGERIQDLQKVMTEEDRIEGQFTVIRRGKKKYTLIQY; encoded by the coding sequence ATGAGCATTTTACAAGATCTTGAATTCCGTGGTCTTATTAATCAACAAACGGATGAAAAAGGGTTAAGTGAGTTATTAAATTTGGAATCAGTTCGCTTATATTGTGGATTTGATCCAACGGCTGATAGTTTACATATTGGCCATTTGTTACCGGTGTTAATTTTACGTCGTTTCCAGCAAGCCGGTCATCAGCCAATTGCATTAGTTGGTGGAGGTACAGGTCTTATTGGAGATCCAAGTGGGAAAAAAGCAGAACGTACGCTAAATGAAAAAGAAACGGTAGCAATGTTTAGTGATCGTATTAAAGGTCAGCTATCTCGCTTCTTAGATTTTGAAAACGGAGATAATCAAGCGGTTATTGCAAACAACTATGACTGGATTGGATCTCTAGATGTTATTACTTTCTTACGTGATATTGGTAAGAACTTTGGCATCAATTACATGATGGCAAAGGATTCAGTTCAATCCCGTATTGAGTCAGGAATTTCTTTCACAGAATTTAGTTACATGATTCTGCAGTCTTATGACTTCTTGAATTTATACAAAACGTATAACTGTAAGCTACAAATTGGGGGAAGTGACCAGTGGGGGAACATTACAGCTGGCCTTGAACTAATTCGTAAATCTGAAGAGGATGCAAAAGCATTTGGTTTAACAGTTCCGCTTGTAACAAAAGCTGACGGTACAAAGTTTGGTAAAACAGAAGGTGGAGCAGTTTGGTTAGACGCTGAAAAGACAAGTCCTTATGAGTTCTATCAGTTCTGGATTAATACCGATGACCGCGATGTTGTAAAATACTTAAAGTATTTTACGTTCTTATCTCATGAAGAGATTACAGCACTTGAAGTATCTGCTAATGAAGCACCTGAAAAACGTGAGGCTCAAAAGGCATTAGCGTCTGAAATGACGGAGCTTGTTCATGGGAAGGCAGCTCTAGAGCAAGCAATTCGTATTTCACAAGCTTTATTTAACGGTAACATTTCTGAGTTAACTGCAGCAGAAATTAAAGAAGGATTTAAAGATGTACCTTCTTACAATCATAGTGGTGAAGAAGTAGGACTTATCGATTTGCTTGTTGAAAGTAAAATTTCTCCGTCTAAACGTCAAGCACGTGAAGATGTAACAAACGGAGCAATTTATATTAACGGAGAACGTATTCAAGACCTTCAAAAAGTAATGACGGAAGAAGATCGTATTGAAGGGCAGTTCACAGTTATTCGACGCGGTAAGAAAAAATATACGTTGATTCAATATTAA
- the rpsD gene encoding 30S ribosomal protein S4 produces the protein MARYTGPSWKISRRLGLSLSGTGKELEKRPYAPGPHGPGQRKKISEYGLQLQEKQKLRHMYGVNERQFRNLFVAAGKLTGKHGENFMILLEARLDNLVYRMGLARTRRQARQLVNHGHILVDGKRVDIPSYRVQPGQVIGVREKSRNLSIIKESVEATNFVPDYLTVDAEKLEGTFTRLPERTELSPEINEALIVEFYSR, from the coding sequence ATGGCTCGTTATACAGGTCCAAGTTGGAAAATTTCTCGTCGCTTAGGTCTTTCTCTAAGTGGTACAGGTAAAGAATTAGAAAAACGCCCTTACGCTCCAGGTCCACATGGTCCAGGACAACGTAAGAAAATTTCTGAGTACGGTTTACAATTACAAGAAAAGCAAAAATTACGTCACATGTACGGCGTAAACGAGCGTCAATTCCGTAACTTATTCGTTGCTGCTGGTAAATTAACTGGTAAGCACGGTGAGAACTTCATGATTCTTTTAGAAGCTCGTCTTGATAACTTAGTATACCGTATGGGTCTTGCACGTACTCGTCGTCAAGCTCGTCAATTAGTTAACCATGGTCACATCTTAGTTGATGGTAAACGTGTTGACATCCCATCTTACCGTGTACAACCAGGTCAAGTAATTGGTGTTCGCGAAAAATCTCGCAACCTTTCAATTATTAAAGAATCTGTAGAAGCTACAAACTTCGTACCAGACTACTTAACTGTAGATGCTGAAAAATTAGAAGGTACTTTCACTCGCTTACCTGAGCGTACTGAACTATCTCCTGAAATCAACGAAGCACTAATCGTAGAGTTCTACTCTCGTTAA
- the refZ gene encoding forespore capture DNA-binding protein RefZ, translating into MATQAKTKERIIDAAVSLFNAKGFDGTSVREIATRAKVNVANISYYFEGKEGLLETLVTTYFEGYIAALENEFELREYKDAKECLQGMIAAVLNYQHENRTIARLVYREISLDTTFIREVMTTYLAKEKYYLKTVLEKGMESREFRKVNASFIIIQLKALLSMPYLHPQYLTEVLYIMPQETYFLEQYTGELTAWIQTMLYEQCESNKQVHVRLTRK; encoded by the coding sequence ATGGCTACTCAAGCTAAAACGAAGGAACGAATTATTGACGCTGCGGTTTCATTATTTAACGCGAAAGGCTTTGATGGAACTTCAGTACGCGAAATTGCTACAAGAGCAAAGGTGAACGTAGCGAATATTTCATATTACTTTGAAGGAAAAGAAGGTCTATTAGAAACCCTTGTTACAACTTACTTTGAAGGCTATATAGCAGCGCTTGAAAATGAATTTGAGCTCAGAGAATATAAAGATGCTAAGGAATGTTTACAAGGGATGATTGCTGCTGTACTGAATTATCAGCATGAAAACCGTACAATTGCGCGACTTGTTTATCGTGAGATTTCACTAGACACGACGTTCATAAGAGAAGTTATGACAACATACCTGGCAAAAGAGAAGTATTATCTTAAAACTGTTTTAGAAAAAGGAATGGAGAGCAGGGAATTTCGAAAGGTTAACGCTTCATTTATCATTATCCAGTTAAAAGCGCTGCTTTCGATGCCTTACCTCCATCCACAATATTTAACAGAAGTATTATATATCATGCCTCAAGAAACTTACTTTTTAGAACAATACACTGGTGAACTAACCGCTTGGATTCAAACGATGCTATATGAACAGTGTGAATCGAACAAGCAAGTGCACGTGCGTTTAACAAGAAAATAG
- a CDS encoding acetoin utilization AcuB family protein encodes MLVEEIMIQDVITLAPTDTIAEALHLLDTYKIRHIPIVNHVNHIVGIISDRDIRDASPSILDPSSQSTELSEPIYRIMKKNVITAHPLDFVEDIANVFYENQIGCIPVTQENRLIGVVTERDLLRSFIQLTGSHKPGSHIEVKVKNQAGVLSDVTAIFGQHRTNILSVLVYPDKDDRYKVLVFRVQTFNPLSILNDLRDHGYEVIWPKSLENTL; translated from the coding sequence ATGCTTGTTGAAGAAATTATGATTCAAGATGTTATTACTCTAGCACCGACTGATACCATTGCTGAAGCACTTCATTTGCTAGATACATATAAAATTCGTCACATTCCAATTGTGAATCATGTAAATCATATTGTTGGTATTATCTCCGATCGTGATATACGAGATGCTAGCCCATCAATTCTAGATCCATCTTCACAGTCTACTGAATTATCAGAACCTATTTATCGCATCATGAAAAAAAATGTTATTACTGCACATCCCCTTGATTTTGTGGAAGATATCGCAAACGTCTTCTATGAAAACCAAATCGGATGCATACCTGTTACACAAGAGAACCGTCTAATCGGTGTTGTTACTGAACGAGACTTATTGCGAAGCTTTATTCAGTTAACTGGGTCACATAAGCCTGGGTCACATATTGAAGTAAAAGTTAAAAATCAAGCGGGTGTTTTAAGTGACGTGACAGCTATATTCGGTCAACACCGTACAAATATCTTAAGCGTCCTAGTATACCCTGATAAAGATGATCGATATAAAGTACTCGTTTTTAGGGTTCAAACGTTTAATCCACTTAGCATTCTTAACGATTTACGTGATCACGGCTACGAAGTTATTTGGCCAAAATCACTGGAGAATACGCTATGA
- a CDS encoding GAF domain-containing protein, translating to MFHVENYSESREKNYELVLKQLRALIDGENNFIANLSNASALLNQFLEDVNWVGFYLTEGNQLVLGPFQGLPACVRIPFGRGVCGTAAETHQTQLVADVHQFPGHIACDAASQSEIVVPIVKDGKLIGVLDIDSPIKSRFDELDQAYLEKFVEALLEAM from the coding sequence ATGTTTCATGTCGAAAACTATAGCGAATCAAGAGAAAAAAATTACGAGCTCGTTTTAAAACAACTTCGTGCATTAATTGACGGTGAAAATAATTTCATCGCAAACCTTTCTAATGCTTCAGCACTTTTAAATCAGTTTTTAGAAGATGTAAACTGGGTTGGATTTTATCTAACGGAAGGAAACCAACTAGTGCTTGGCCCTTTCCAAGGATTACCGGCATGCGTAAGGATTCCATTTGGACGAGGTGTTTGTGGAACTGCAGCTGAAACACATCAAACTCAGCTCGTTGCTGATGTACATCAGTTCCCTGGTCACATCGCCTGTGATGCTGCATCTCAATCAGAAATCGTTGTTCCTATTGTAAAAGACGGTAAATTAATTGGTGTGCTTGACATTGATAGCCCAATTAAAAGCCGTTTCGATGAGCTAGATCAAGCTTATTTAGAGAAGTTTGTTGAAGCTTTACTAGAAGCAATGTGA
- the acsA gene encoding acetate--CoA ligase codes for MKVEALPVINGEYNLQDYDQMYTEFDWSQVEKEFSWHETGKLNAAYEAIDRHANSTRKNKVALYYRDANRNEKYTYREMKDWSNKAANVLKQADVEKGDRVFIFMPRSPELYFALIGAIKLGAIVGPLFEAFMEGAVKDRLEDSEAKVLITTPELLQRVPVQELPALKHVLLVGEEVEEHGPFLDFNQRIAQASKEVEIEWVDRTDGMLLHYTSGSTGKPKGVLHVHNAMLQHYQTAKWVLDLKDEDVYWCTADPGWVTGTSYGIFGPWLTGSTNVIIGGRFSPDSWYQALEEYGITVWYSAPTAFRMLMGAGDELVKRYNLSQLRHVLSVGEPLNPEVVRWGMKVFQKRIHDTWWMTETGAQTICNYPCMKIKPGSMGKPIPGVTAAIVDDQGQELPPYRMGNLAIKKGWPSMMHTIWNNQAKYESYFMPGDWYVSGDSAYMDEDGYFWFQGRIDDVIMTAGERVGPFEVESKLVEHPAIAEAGVIGKPDPVRGEIIKAFIALRDGHQPSDELIEEIRQFVKKGLAAHAAPREIEFRDKLPKTRSGKIMRRVLKAWELDLPTGDLSTMED; via the coding sequence ATGAAGGTGGAAGCGCTTCCTGTAATTAACGGTGAGTATAATTTACAGGACTATGATCAAATGTATACAGAATTTGATTGGTCACAGGTGGAAAAAGAATTTTCTTGGCATGAAACAGGTAAACTAAACGCTGCCTATGAAGCAATAGATAGGCACGCAAACTCTACGAGGAAAAATAAAGTAGCGCTTTATTATCGCGATGCGAATCGTAATGAAAAGTATACGTATCGTGAAATGAAAGATTGGTCAAATAAAGCAGCGAATGTTTTAAAACAGGCAGATGTTGAAAAAGGAGACCGCGTTTTTATTTTTATGCCGAGATCTCCTGAACTGTATTTTGCTCTTATAGGTGCTATTAAATTAGGAGCTATTGTTGGTCCATTATTCGAAGCATTTATGGAAGGTGCTGTGAAAGATCGACTTGAAGACAGTGAAGCGAAAGTATTAATTACAACTCCAGAATTACTCCAACGTGTACCCGTCCAGGAATTACCCGCTTTAAAACATGTTCTTCTTGTAGGTGAAGAAGTGGAAGAGCATGGACCATTTTTAGATTTTAATCAGCGTATTGCACAAGCAAGTAAAGAAGTTGAAATTGAATGGGTTGATCGAACTGATGGTATGCTGTTGCACTACACATCAGGTTCAACTGGCAAACCAAAAGGTGTTTTACATGTTCATAATGCGATGCTCCAACACTATCAAACTGCTAAATGGGTGTTGGATTTAAAAGATGAAGATGTATATTGGTGTACGGCTGATCCTGGTTGGGTCACAGGTACATCTTACGGTATTTTTGGTCCATGGCTAACCGGCTCAACAAATGTTATTATTGGTGGACGTTTTAGTCCAGATTCGTGGTATCAGGCTCTTGAAGAGTACGGTATTACCGTTTGGTATAGTGCACCTACTGCTTTTCGTATGCTGATGGGAGCGGGAGATGAGCTTGTAAAGCGCTATAATTTATCTCAGCTTCGTCATGTTTTAAGTGTAGGTGAACCTCTTAATCCTGAGGTTGTGCGCTGGGGGATGAAGGTATTTCAAAAGCGCATCCATGATACGTGGTGGATGACAGAAACAGGTGCTCAAACAATTTGTAACTACCCGTGCATGAAGATTAAGCCGGGATCGATGGGCAAGCCAATTCCAGGCGTGACAGCAGCTATTGTTGATGATCAGGGCCAAGAACTTCCACCTTATCGAATGGGGAATTTAGCTATTAAAAAAGGCTGGCCTTCTATGATGCATACAATTTGGAATAACCAAGCAAAATATGAATCATATTTTATGCCAGGTGATTGGTACGTATCAGGAGATTCAGCTTATATGGATGAAGATGGTTATTTTTGGTTCCAAGGGCGAATCGATGATGTTATTATGACAGCTGGTGAGCGTGTAGGGCCATTTGAAGTTGAAAGTAAGCTTGTGGAACATCCAGCAATTGCTGAAGCAGGAGTTATCGGAAAACCAGACCCTGTTCGTGGTGAAATTATTAAAGCATTTATCGCATTAAGGGATGGTCATCAACCTTCGGATGAGTTGATTGAGGAAATCCGTCAGTTCGTGAAAAAAGGGTTGGCTGCTCATGCAGCACCACGTGAAATTGAATTTAGAGACAAGCTTCCAAAAACAAGAAGCGGTAAGATTATGCGCCGCGTCTTAAAAGCATGGGAGTTAGATCTTCCAACAGGTGATTTATCAACTATGGAAGATTAA
- the hisJ gene encoding histidinol-phosphatase HisJ: MTKVDRHIHTPFCPHGSKDSLQAYAEQAIQLGFQEISFTEHAPLPESFVDPTPQQDSSMSMAQLEGYLKDVHRIKEQYANDLKINVGLEVDYIDGFETETAQFLNEYGPHLDDSILSVHFLRFDRQYFCLDYSPEAFAHIVQKFGSVSKTYDKYYETLLKSINCDLGIFKPQRIGHMTLVHKFQKQFPCPNPFTEEINTILLAIQKNNLELDYNAAGLFKPLCQEAYPAPNVLELARQKKIPLVYGSDAHCAKDLGQGYEALFSC; encoded by the coding sequence TTGACAAAGGTAGACCGTCATATTCACACACCGTTTTGTCCACATGGCTCAAAAGATTCATTACAAGCTTATGCAGAACAAGCCATCCAATTAGGATTTCAGGAAATTTCATTTACAGAGCATGCCCCACTTCCCGAGAGTTTTGTTGATCCTACTCCACAACAAGATAGCAGCATGTCTATGGCACAGCTTGAAGGTTATTTAAAGGATGTCCATCGCATAAAAGAGCAGTATGCCAACGACTTAAAGATCAATGTTGGACTTGAAGTGGATTATATTGATGGATTTGAAACGGAAACTGCGCAATTCTTAAATGAATACGGCCCTCACTTAGACGACAGCATACTGTCTGTTCACTTTTTAAGGTTTGACCGTCAGTACTTTTGTTTAGATTATAGCCCCGAAGCATTTGCTCATATTGTACAGAAATTTGGAAGTGTAAGCAAAACATATGATAAGTACTACGAAACGTTGTTGAAGTCTATAAATTGTGACTTAGGAATTTTTAAGCCACAGAGAATAGGACATATGACGCTCGTTCATAAGTTCCAAAAGCAATTTCCGTGTCCTAATCCGTTTACTGAAGAAATCAATACGATTTTATTAGCCATTCAGAAAAATAACTTAGAGCTTGATTATAATGCAGCTGGGCTATTTAAACCTCTTTGTCAAGAAGCATACCCTGCTCCTAATGTGCTTGAATTAGCACGCCAAAAAAAGATCCCTCTTGTCTATGGATCAGATGCCCATTGTGCGAAGGACCTCGGTCAAGGTTACGAAGCGCTATTTTCTTGTTAA